In Litorimonas taeanensis, one DNA window encodes the following:
- the hisC gene encoding histidinol-phosphate transaminase, producing the protein MSINKPSLEWPYSITRKAIIAFHSYSARGGSTNALHLDANENPYAPPPIVGATDYNRYPEQQPAALRQRLADIYGTSTDNLMVGRGADEGIEVLLRTFCEDGQDSVLICPPTFGYYKTCADIQGANTVEVPLNDNYEWDVEAILKTGAETPSLKAIFICSPNNPSGNEISRNSVIELATAFPDTLLVIDEAYIEFSNSKSFVDEIANHKNLVVLRTLSKAYALAGVRGGVAIADKRVIALMLKVLPPYPIARPVEVAIMNALAPAAMGVHAERLTETLSERERMFIELSKSPYINTVYPSAANFLLLDVEDDTGLMRELSKRGIKIRDYRKSFGRMRISIGSPAENTLALQAFGVLAEDKSERIGEVFRKTKETDIAVRVNLDDSTKVEIETGIGFFDHMLEQIAKHSGMGLRLTCHGDLEIDGHHTIEDTALAFGEALHQALGDKAGIGRYGFVMPMDETQARVAIDLSGRPAAVFNGNFPTDHVGEFAVEMCPHFFESLAQSLKCAIHIDVKGDNSHHIIEACFKGVGRALRPAFAKTGSTEVPSTKGVLS; encoded by the coding sequence ATGAGCATCAATAAACCTTCGCTGGAATGGCCATACTCTATAACACGTAAAGCAATAATAGCCTTTCATAGCTACTCTGCTCGCGGTGGCAGTACAAATGCACTTCATTTAGATGCCAATGAAAATCCATATGCTCCGCCACCTATAGTTGGCGCTACGGACTACAACCGCTATCCAGAACAACAGCCTGCTGCTTTGCGTCAAAGATTGGCTGATATTTATGGCACGTCTACTGACAACCTTATGGTTGGTCGCGGTGCCGATGAAGGTATTGAGGTCCTTTTGCGGACATTTTGTGAAGATGGACAAGATTCTGTCTTAATATGCCCTCCAACATTTGGGTATTATAAAACCTGTGCAGATATTCAGGGGGCAAACACTGTCGAAGTCCCTCTAAATGACAACTATGAGTGGGACGTTGAGGCTATACTGAAAACAGGTGCAGAAACACCAAGTTTAAAAGCTATATTTATTTGCTCCCCGAACAACCCAAGCGGCAATGAAATATCTCGCAACAGCGTTATAGAACTGGCGACAGCTTTCCCTGATACACTCCTCGTCATTGACGAAGCTTATATTGAGTTTTCTAACTCAAAAAGTTTTGTTGATGAAATAGCAAATCACAAGAATTTGGTAGTGTTACGTACATTGTCAAAGGCCTATGCTTTGGCTGGCGTACGAGGCGGCGTTGCAATCGCGGATAAACGCGTAATTGCGTTAATGTTAAAAGTCCTCCCGCCCTATCCCATTGCTCGCCCAGTTGAAGTTGCCATAATGAATGCCCTAGCTCCAGCCGCAATGGGAGTGCACGCAGAGCGACTGACTGAAACATTGTCTGAGCGAGAACGTATGTTTATAGAGCTTTCGAAATCACCCTATATAAATACTGTTTACCCCTCTGCCGCGAACTTCTTATTATTAGATGTTGAGGACGACACAGGCCTGATGCGAGAGCTTTCTAAGCGTGGTATAAAAATTCGCGACTACCGTAAGAGCTTTGGACGGATGCGGATTTCAATAGGGTCTCCGGCTGAGAATACGTTAGCACTTCAGGCGTTTGGCGTCCTAGCTGAGGATAAGAGTGAAAGAATTGGTGAGGTTTTCAGAAAGACAAAGGAAACTGATATCGCTGTTCGCGTCAATCTTGATGACTCAACGAAAGTTGAGATTGAAACTGGGATTGGTTTTTTTGACCACATGCTAGAACAAATTGCGAAGCATAGTGGGATGGGACTTCGCTTAACCTGTCACGGGGACTTAGAGATTGATGGCCATCATACTATAGAAGACACAGCTCTCGCATTTGGAGAGGCGCTACATCAAGCACTTGGTGATAAAGCTGGCATAGGTCGTTATGGTTTTGTTATGCCTATGGATGAAACCCAAGCGCGAGTTGCAATTGATCTGTCTGGACGACCCGCCGCTGTTTTCAACGGTAACTTTCCCACGGACCATGTTGGTGAATTTGCAGTCGAAATGTGCCCTCATTTCTTTGAAAGCCTAGCTCAAAGCCTAAAATGTGCCATCCATATTGATGTTAAAGGTGACAATTCGCACCACATTATTGAGGCATGTTTCAAGGGTGTTGGGCGTGCTCTTAGACCTGCCTTTGCTAAAACAGGGAGCACTGAAGTCCCGTCAACCAAAGGCGTTCTTTCATGA
- the hisD gene encoding histidinol dehydrogenase: MRRFNWADLSDTEQSEILSRPAALSDKSLTESVRQIMDSVRIDGDKAVLDFTYQFDGVKLETLRVPKSKLENAWQALPSEDKQAIEMARSNIKKFHQAQLPKDISIETIKGVHCARQVRAIETAGLYVPGGTAPLVSTVLMLAVPAKVAGVQNRIVVTPPGKDGQINPAILAAAYRCKVSAVYACGGAQAIAALTYGTESIPKCDKIFGPGNAWVATAKSLAAQEAGGPAIDLPAGPSEAMVLADEKANPDFVASDLLSQAEHDALAQVMCVVNSAEFASQIEASVNEQLASLPRKEIATKSLALSRMIIANSRAEIVDIVNRYAPEHLIVQMDKPETLVPAIRNAGSIFLGPWTPESVGDYASGTNHTLPTYGAARAYSGVTLESFLKYISIQKLTKKGLKNLGPTVERLASLEELDAHKRAVSIRLEALK; encoded by the coding sequence ATGCGCCGTTTTAATTGGGCAGATTTATCCGATACGGAGCAATCTGAAATATTATCGCGTCCAGCCGCACTTTCCGATAAATCTCTTACGGAATCTGTTCGCCAAATAATGGACAGTGTTAGAATAGATGGAGACAAGGCTGTTCTTGACTTCACCTATCAATTTGATGGTGTCAAACTCGAGACATTGCGCGTTCCGAAATCTAAACTTGAAAACGCTTGGCAGGCTTTACCTTCTGAGGACAAGCAAGCTATTGAGATGGCGCGCAGTAACATAAAGAAGTTTCACCAAGCCCAACTTCCTAAAGACATTTCTATAGAAACAATCAAAGGCGTACACTGTGCTCGACAAGTGAGGGCCATCGAAACAGCAGGACTTTACGTTCCGGGAGGAACAGCGCCTTTGGTATCGACCGTATTGATGCTCGCTGTTCCCGCTAAAGTTGCCGGCGTTCAAAACCGTATCGTCGTCACCCCACCTGGAAAAGACGGCCAGATAAATCCTGCAATATTAGCGGCTGCTTATCGATGTAAAGTTTCAGCTGTCTATGCATGCGGCGGCGCGCAAGCCATAGCTGCATTGACCTACGGCACCGAGTCTATCCCAAAATGTGATAAAATATTTGGTCCCGGTAATGCTTGGGTCGCAACTGCAAAGTCATTGGCGGCTCAAGAGGCCGGAGGCCCAGCAATCGACTTACCTGCGGGTCCTTCAGAAGCCATGGTGTTAGCTGATGAAAAAGCAAACCCCGATTTCGTTGCCTCTGACCTATTAAGTCAGGCAGAGCACGATGCATTAGCGCAGGTGATGTGTGTTGTGAATTCTGCAGAATTTGCGTCGCAAATCGAAGCTTCAGTTAATGAACAACTTGCCTCTTTACCTCGAAAAGAGATTGCGACTAAATCCTTGGCACTCTCTCGAATGATAATTGCAAATAGCCGTGCAGAAATTGTCGACATAGTAAATCGTTATGCGCCTGAACATCTTATAGTCCAAATGGATAAGCCTGAAACCTTGGTTCCAGCTATACGTAACGCAGGATCAATATTTTTAGGCCCATGGACACCCGAATCTGTGGGAGACTACGCTAGTGGTACAAACCACACTTTGCCAACTTACGGCGCGGCACGCGCATATTCTGGCGTTACTCTTGAAAGCTTTTTGAAATATATCAGCATTCAAAAGTTAACCAAAAAAGGTCTCAAAAACTTAGGGCCTACTGTGGAACGTCTCGCATCATTAGAAGAGTTAGACGCTCATAAACGCGCGGTCTCTATACGCTTGGAGGCTCTAAAATGA